A region from the Kiloniellales bacterium genome encodes:
- a CDS encoding sarcosine oxidase subunit gamma family protein, whose product MPDLALTARSPLAGAQAESWPGFALAEVTDLALASFATRREQEAALRIRAEARFGFEPPPSGRTASSDGMTFLWTGHEQWFVEAPESARDSLEVLLRETFADTATVTDQSDAWANLRLEGPATRAVLEKLCPLDLHPGAFPAGTTARTTMEHVSAVITLRDDRGRFTILTPRSSAGSFLHHLRLAADSACGVR is encoded by the coding sequence GTGCCTGACCTCGCCCTCACCGCGCGCTCCCCGCTCGCTGGCGCCCAGGCCGAGAGCTGGCCCGGCTTCGCCCTCGCGGAGGTCACGGACCTGGCCCTCGCCTCCTTCGCCACCCGCCGCGAGCAGGAGGCGGCGCTGCGGATCAGGGCCGAAGCCCGCTTCGGCTTCGAACCGCCCCCGTCGGGCCGGACCGCGAGCAGCGACGGCATGACTTTCCTCTGGACGGGTCACGAACAGTGGTTCGTCGAGGCGCCGGAGAGCGCCCGTGACAGCCTCGAGGTCCTGCTGCGCGAGACCTTCGCGGATACGGCCACGGTCACCGATCAATCCGACGCCTGGGCCAACCTGCGGCTCGAGGGCCCGGCGACCCGTGCCGTGCTGGAGAAGCTCTGCCCCCTCGACCTGCACCCTGGCGCCTTTCCGGCGGGGACGACCGCGCGCACGACCATGGAGCATGTCTCGGCGGTGATCACCCTGCGCGACGACCGCGGGCGCTTCACGATCCTGACGCCGCGCTCCTCCGCCGGCTCCTTCCTGCACCATCTCCGCCTGGCCGCCGACAGCGCCTGCGGTGTCCGCTAG